A genomic window from Glycine soja cultivar W05 chromosome 10, ASM419377v2, whole genome shotgun sequence includes:
- the LOC114371233 gene encoding protein indeterminate-domain 4, chloroplastic-like: protein MAAASSSTPFLGIREESPQITTHHQPSTVSPTTAPQKKRRNQPGTPYPDAEVIKLSPKTLMATNRFICEVCNKGFQREQNLQLHRRGHNLPWKLKQKSTKEQKRKVYLCPEPTCVHHDPSRALGDLTGIKKHYYRKHGEKKWKCEKCSKKYAVQSDWKAHSKTCGTREYRCDCGTLFSRRDSFITHRAFCDALAQESARFPGGLNPLGTHLFGTNHTTSLSLSQVGNQLSQVQKQNQTATNYNSILRLGNNNVGAAATKFEHLIPPLNHSSFGHSPQSMPSSAFFMNDNTNQALFEEHQSQLQGLMQLQDLQGNTNNSDSSSVGPPNSNLFNLSFFPISSNIGTGTIIPGQFNNISGSNQGTTTTTTTTLYGNSIENESSPHAGSSFSSIFGNSIENASSSHMSATALLQQAAQMGSTTTTTTNNGSSLLGGMCTNNSSKAENDHHHNLQGLMNSIANGNTSLFGSMQGNENNLCGFHNVDESNNNKLPQNLSVNFGGSDKLTLDFLGVGGMMTNMSGGFSQREQQQHVTGTMSSLDHDLKSAQSYRHFGKSTLQ from the exons ATGGCGGCAGCTTCCTCATCCACTCCATTTTTGGGAATCAGAGAAGAAAGCCCTCAGATTACAACACACCATCAACCCTCCACAGTTTCTCCAACCACAGCGCCTCAAAAGAAACGGAGGAATCAACCTGGAACACCAT ATCCAGATGCAGAGGTGATAAAACTATCTCCCAAGACCCTAATGGCAACAAACAGGTTTATATGTGAGGTGTGCAATAAAGGGTTCCAAAGGGAGCAAAACCTACAGCTTCACAGAAGAGGACACAACCTGCCTTGGAAGCTAAAGCAGAAGAGTACAAAAGAGCAAAAAAGAAAGGTTTATCTGTGTCCCGAGCCCACTTGCGTCCATCATGATCCTTCAAGGGCTTTGGGAGACCTCACTGGGATCAAGAAACACTACTATCGCAAACACGGTGAAAAGAAGTGGAAGTGTGAAAAGTGCTCAAAGAAATATGCTGTTCAATCTGATTGGAAAGCACATTCAAAGACTTGTGGCACTAGAGAATACAGATGTGACTGTGGCACTCTCTTCTCTAG gCGTGACAGTTTCATCACTCATAGGGCGTTTTGTGATGCGCTAGCACAAGAGAGTGCAAGATTCCCCGGTGGCTTAAACCCTTTGGGGACTCATTTGTTTGGCACAAACCACACTACTAGTTTAAGCCTATCCCAAGTGGGTAACCAACTTTCCCAAGTTCAAAAGCAGAACCAAACCGCCACTAATTATAACAGCATTTTGCGCCTTGGCAACAATAATGTTGGTGCAGCAGCAACAAAGTTTGAGCACTTGATTCCACCTCTAAACCATTCTTCATTTGGACACTCACCACAATCAATGCCTTCCTCAGCTTTCTTCATGAATGACAACACAAATCAAGCATTATTTGAAGAACACCAATCACAACTACAAGGCCTAATGCAACTCCAAGATCTTCAAGGCAACACAAACAACTCTGATTCTTCATCAGTAGGTCCTCCTAATTCCAATCTTTTCAACCTCAGCTTCTTCCCAATAAGTAGCAATATTGGCACTGGCACCATAATACCAGGTCAATTCAACAACATAAGTGGTAGTAACCaaggaacaacaacaacaacaacaacaacactctATGGCAATTCAATAGAAAACGAGTCATCCCCTCATGCTGGATCGAGTTTTTCTTCTATCTTTGGCAATTCAATAGAAAATGCGTCATCCTCTCATATGTCTGCCACTGCGTTGCTTCAACAAGCTGCTCAAATGGGTTcaaccacaaccacaaccaccaACAACGGTTCTTCTTTACTTGGAGGAATGTGTACTAACAATAGTTCCAAAGCTGAAAATGACCACCACCACAATCTTCAAGGGTTGATGAACTCTATTGCCAATGGAAACACGTCCTTGTTTGGGAGCATGCAAGGGAACGAAAACAACCTTTGTGGCTTTCACAACGTGGATGAGTCCAATAACAATAAGTTGCCCCAGAATCTTAGTGTAAACTTTGGAGGTTCTGATAAGTTGACCTTAGACTTTTTGGGTGTTGGAGGAATGATGACAAACATGAGTGGTGGATTTTCACAaagagaacaacaacaacatgtcACAGGTACTATGAGCTCTTTGGACCATGACCTAAAGTCAGCACAGTCATATCGTCATTTTGGAAAGTCAACGTTGCAATAA
- the LOC114371803 gene encoding transcription factor WER-like, translating into MKRKAMSCDNRDAVNRGAWSAEEDQILINYVQAHGEGNWRELSKRAGLKRRGKSCRLRWLNYLKPDIKRGNISSDEEDLIIRLHSLLGNRWSLIAGRLPGRTDNEIKNYWNTYLRKKVEQNHNYNSNLPGHDNIPIKLRIESPRRSKNSLGIVIDPTKSSHPMTIKSMRCTEVMMPTRSVNDFTTSWDINPSASTPQDGHDHCSEGFLKHFGISDVLMPYEDCRFNGYACVEIPQHFGEEGYKVNDAIGETQYGNWKTEDYFPLDYDVGFYFKS; encoded by the exons ATGAAAAGAAAGGCCATGAGTTGTGACAACCGAGATGCTGTGAACAGAGGTGCTTGGTCAGCTGAGGAAGACCAAATCCTTATCAACTACGTTCAAGCCCATGGAGAAGGAAATTGGAGAGAGCTTTCCAAAAGAGCtg GTTTAAAACGACGTGGGAAGAGTTGCAGACTCAGATGGTTGAACTATCTCAAGCCAGATATCAAGAGAGGAAACATTTCTTCGGATGAAGAAGATCTCATCATCAGGCTTCATAGCCTCTTAGGCAATAG gtGGTCTCTTATTGCGGGACGATTACCTGGGCGAACAGATAATGAAATCAAGAACTATTGGAATACTTATTTGAGAAAGAAGGTTGAGCAAAATCACAACTATAACAGTAATCTTCCTGGTCATGATAACATTCCTATCAAATTAAGAATTGAATCTCCACGGCGCTCAAAAAATTCATTGggtattgttattgatcctACAAAATCCTCTCACCCAATGACGATTAAATCAATGAGGTGCACCGAGGTTATGATGCCAACGCGATCCGTCAATGATTTTACAACAAGTTGGGATATAAACCCTTCTGCATCTACCCCACAAGATGGCCATGATCATTGCTCAGAAGGTTTCCTCAAACACTTTGGTATTAGTGACGTATTAATGCCATACGAGGATTGCCGTTTTAATGGATATGCTTGCGTCGAAATACCCCAACATTTTGGAGAGGAAGGCTACAAGGTTAATGATGCGATAGGTGAAACACAGTATGGGAATTGGAAGACTGAGGACTACTTTCCACTAGACTATGATGtaggtttttattttaaaagttga
- the LOC114370965 gene encoding transcription factor TT2-like, translated as MGRKANCDNQYAMNRGPWSAEEDKILMNDVQVHGERKWRELSKRAGLKRCGKSCRLRWLNYLKPDIKRGNISSDEEDLIIRLHKLLGNRWSLIAGRLPGRTDNEIKNYWNTYLRKKTEHKDKHNKILSHNNNIPIKLRIESPQCSKNSSGNVLDPAKSPHPMRCTKVMMPVNDSVNTMNLIATSWENHNPSASMPLDDHNHCLTGVLQDLDISDLLMSYEDDCRFNGYACVEIPQHIFKDETWRLDDSMGEEAWYENWKIDTYFPQDMGFSSF; from the exons atgGGAAGAAAGGCCAATTGTGACAATCAATATGCTATGAACAGAGGTCCTTGGTCTGCTGAAGAAGACAAAATTCTTATGAACGACGTTCAAGTTCATGGGGAAAGAAAATGGAGAGAGCTTTCTAAAAGAGCAG GCTTGAAAAGATGTGGGAAGAGTTGTAGACTCCGATGGCTGAATTATCTCAAGCCAGATATCAAGAGAGGAAACATTTCTTCGGATGAAGAAGATCTCATTATCAGACTACATAAGCTCTTAGGGAATAG ATGGTCTCTAATTGCGGGACGCTTACCAGGGCGAACAGACAATGAAATTAAGAACTATTGGAATACTTATTTGAGAAAGAAGACAGAGCACAAGGACAAGCATAACAAAATTCTTAGCCATAACAACAACATTCCTATCAAATTAAGAATTGAATCTCCACAGTGCTCAAAAAATTCCTCTGGTAATGTTCTTGATCCTGCAAAATCCCCTCACCCGATGAGGTGTACCAAGGTTATGATGCCAGTCAATGATTCAGTCAACACAATGAATTTGATTGCAACGAGCTGGGAGAATCATAACCCTTCTGCATCCATGCCACTAGATGACCATAATCATTGCTTAACAGGTGTCCTCCAAGACCTTGACATTAGTGACTTGTTAATGTCGTATGAGGATGATTGTCGTTTTAATGGATATGCTTGTGTCGAAATACCCcaacatatttttaaagatgAGACTTGGAGGCTTGATGATTCGATGGGTGAAGAAGCATGGTATGAGAATTGGAAGATTGACACCTATTTTCCACAAGATATGgggttttcttcattttaa